Genomic DNA from Nonomuraea rubra:
ACAACCGAGTCTGGAGCCTTCTCATGGCAAGAGCGCGACGTCTCGCGGCGGCTGGAGCGGCGGCCGCCTTCGCGGTGGCCGGAGTGAGCCTGGCGGTCGGCCTCGGCGGCCCCGCCTGGGCCGCCGGCACCGATCCCCAGATCCCCGGCACGGAGTCCGCCTGCCTGGTGCACCTGCCGATCCTCTGCGACGAGCCCTCGGACGACTCCTGGTCGGGCGACGCCGAACCCGGCGACTCGTCCAGCGCGCCCGGACACTCCGAGGCGCCAAAACCCCATGATTCCTGGTCGAACGCGCCCGAGCCCAACGAGTCCTGGTCGAACGCGCCCGTCCCCACCGACTCCTGGCCTGCCGGGGACGAACCTCCGTGGCGGCCGGCGGGCGAGGACGAGCACCGGGTGCCCAAGGGCCACCCGGAGACGGGCGGCGGCGGGCTCGCGGCGGGCGGGCCGGTGTGGCCGTTCGCCGTGGGCGGGGCGGCGCTGCTGACCGGCGCGGGCCTGACCGGCCTCGCGGCACGGCGCCGCAGGGATGTCGGCTGACCTGCCCCCGCCCCGGCGAACACCGGGAAACCGGCTCGTGCTCGGCGGGGCGGTGGCCGTGTCGATGGCGGGCGTGCTGCTGATCGTGCTCGGCGTCGGCGGCGCGCTCGGTGGAGGCGGCGACACGGCCCCCGCCCCGGCGGCCCGTCCATCCAGCGGCCCGGCCGAGCCGCTCAAGGAACTGCCCGGCGTGCCGGCGTCCAAGGTGGCCGGGCCCATGCGCGCGGCCCGGCCCACCGCCGTCTACATCCCCTCCATCGGCGTGGCCGCCCCGCTGATGGAGCTGGGCCTGGACGACAGGGGTGCCATCCAGAACCCGCCGTTCGACCCGCCGAACCTGGCCGGCTGGTACCGCTACGGCCCCGTCCCCGGCCAGCGCGGCGCCGCCGTGATCACCGGCCACCTGGACACGCGGACGGGCCCCGCCGTCTTCGCCCGGCTCAAGGAGGTCAAGCGCGGCGCCCAGGTGCAGGTGCTGCGCGCCGACCGCTCGGTGGCCGTCTTCGTCGTCGACAAGGTCGAGCACACCCCGAAGGGCGCCTTCCCCGCCAAGAAGGTCTACGCCAAGCTCCGCTATCCGGGGCTGCGGCTGGTGACCTGCGGCGGCGCGTTCGACCGGCAGGCGCACAGCTACGAGGACAACACGATCGTGTACGCCCACCTCGCGGCCCCGTACTATCCCCGGCGCTGATCACGGATCCCGGGGAAGGCCGAGCGCGCGCTCGGCGATGATGTTGAGCTGCACCTCCGTCGTGCCGCCGCCGATCGTGAACGCCCGGGTGGCGAGGATCATGCGGCTCCAGTAACGGTCCTGCGGGTCCAGCGACCAGCAGAACTCCGAGACCGCCTGCGCGTGCCGCATGCCGAGCAGCTTGCGTACGCTCGGAGCCGCGCCCGGATCGGCGCCGGCGAGCTGCGACAGCGTCACCCGCAGCCCGAGCGCCGAGATGGCCTGGCCCTCGGCCCACAGGCGGCCCGCCTGCTCGCGCTGCGCCTCCCTGAGTCCGGGCAGCCGGGAGAGGTGCCGGGCCAGATCGGTGTGCCGCGACCCCGGCCCCCAGGAGTCGCCGAGCGCGACCCGCTCGTGGGAGAGCGTGTCGCGGGCCACCCGCCAGCCCTGGTCCACCTCGCCGACGACCAGGTCGTCCGGCACGAACACGTCGTCCAGGAACACCTCGTTGAAGATCTCGTCCCCGTTGATCTCCTTGAGCGGCCTGACGGTGACGCCGGGGGACGACATGTCCACCAGGAAGTACGAGATGCCGTCGTGCTTGGGCCTGTCCGGGGAGGTGCGGGCGAGGCAGATGCCCCAATGGGCGTACTGCGCCAGGGACGTCCAGATCTTCTGGCCGGTCAGCGACCAGCCGCCCTCCACCCGCACGGCCTTCGTCGCCAGCCCCGCCAGGTCCGAGCCCGCGCCGGGCTCGCTGAAGAGCTGGCACCACACGATCTCACCGGTGAACGTGCCAGGGAGGAAACGTTCCTGCTGCTCGCGGGTGCCGTAGCGGACGATGGACGGGGCCGCCCAGGCGGCGATGCCCAGGTTCGGGCGGCCGAGGTCGCGGAACTCCTGGTGGATGATCACCTGCTCCAGCGGTGTGGCGGACCGGCCCCAGGGACGGGGGAGGTGCGGCATGATCCAGCCCTCCCGCGCGAGCCTGGCCCGCCTGGCCGCCTGCTCCTCGGCGCGCAGCGACGCGGCCTCCGCCCGGATGGCGTCCCTGACGGGGGCCGCCTCCTCCGGCAGGTCCGGCTCCATCCGCCGCCGGACCCCCGCCACCGCCATCCGCGCCGCCTCCTCGGCCCACGGGCCGGGGTCGCCGGCCAGCATGCGGTCGGACAGGGCCCTGCGGTAGTAGCGGTGGGCGTCGTGCTCGAAGGTGTAGCCGATGCCGCCCAGCACCTGGATCGCGTCGGCCGCACTCCGGACGGCGGCGTCCGGGGCCAGCACGGCCGCCACGCTCACGGCCAGCCGCACCTCATCGGCCAGCCGGGGGTCCGGCATCCCCGCGCCCGGCCCCGCGCCCGGCCCAGCACCCGGCCCGGCACCCGGCCCAGCGTCCGGCGGC
This window encodes:
- a CDS encoding class F sortase; amino-acid sequence: MSADLPPPRRTPGNRLVLGGAVAVSMAGVLLIVLGVGGALGGGGDTAPAPAARPSSGPAEPLKELPGVPASKVAGPMRAARPTAVYIPSIGVAAPLMELGLDDRGAIQNPPFDPPNLAGWYRYGPVPGQRGAAVITGHLDTRTGPAVFARLKEVKRGAQVQVLRADRSVAVFVVDKVEHTPKGAFPAKKVYAKLRYPGLRLVTCGGAFDRQAHSYEDNTIVYAHLAAPYYPRR
- a CDS encoding acyl-CoA dehydrogenase, whose translation is MGIGLTEEHVALAASVHGVAGRGADHAALAGQGLLGLHLPEDGGGQGFGLLESCVALEALGERRVGGAYLPAVLASAVLGAYGAELPGGTRLELLRGLAGGSLTAAVALLPGCAIGPAQAELFVVPAGDGGWAVLDRGDVTADPLEGIDPDRPLCSVTARDVPADRLLGAAPVRELAAVLLGADACGVAAWAVATAAGHARVREQFGRPIGQFQGVKHRVAGALVALEQARAAVWDAARALDEARGTSTTSSVPPDAGPGAGPGAGPGAGPGAGMPDPRLADEVRLAVSVAAVLAPDAAVRSAADAIQVLGGIGYTFEHDAHRYYRRALSDRMLAGDPGPWAEEAARMAVAGVRRRMEPDLPEEAAPVRDAIRAEAASLRAEEQAARRARLAREGWIMPHLPRPWGRSATPLEQVIIHQEFRDLGRPNLGIAAWAAPSIVRYGTREQQERFLPGTFTGEIVWCQLFSEPGAGSDLAGLATKAVRVEGGWSLTGQKIWTSLAQYAHWGICLARTSPDRPKHDGISYFLVDMSSPGVTVRPLKEINGDEIFNEVFLDDVFVPDDLVVGEVDQGWRVARDTLSHERVALGDSWGPGSRHTDLARHLSRLPGLREAQREQAGRLWAEGQAISALGLRVTLSQLAGADPGAAPSVRKLLGMRHAQAVSEFCWSLDPQDRYWSRMILATRAFTIGGGTTEVQLNIIAERALGLPRDP